In Thermoanaerobaculia bacterium, the DNA window GGCGCAGGCGCCCGGACGCCGTGCGCCCCTATCGCTGCTGGGGATACCCCTGGACTCCCGCGCTTTTCATCGGGAGCTCGCTCGCCGTCGCGGTCGCGACGATCGCGGCGCAGCCCAAGGAGACGCTCGCCGGCCTCGCGATCATGGTGACCGGGATTCCCGTGTATTATTGGATGCGGCGGAAGCGTCCCGGCGGGGCATCGTTGTAACGGGCCCACCGGACTTTCGGTCCAGACCTGGAGATTGCTTCGCTTCGCTCGCACCGACAAAGAACGTACCGGCAGCGTGCGTCAAGGCCGCGGGCGGGGCGAGCGCGCCCGTCTCCGCCTTCGCTAATGCTTCGGCGCGATCCTATTGGCATCGACCGGCCGATGCAGTTCGCGCGAGCTCATCGCCGATCGCCGCGCAAGCGAGTTCGAAGTGTGAGCGCCGGCTCACACATTGAATTTGAACAGCATCACGTCGCCGTCTCTGACGACGTACTCCTTCCCCTCCTGCCGGACGAGGCCCTTCTCGCGCGCCGCCGGCATGGACCCGGCCGCGACCAGCTCTTCGTAGCCGACCGTCTCGGCGCGGATGAAGCCTCGCTCGAAGTCGGAGTGGATGACGCCCGCCGCTTTCGGCGCCGTGTCCCCCTGATGGATCGTCCAGGCCCGGACTTCCTTCTCCCCCGCCGTCAGGAACGTGCGGAGCCCGAGGAGGTGGTACGTCGCCCGGATCAGGCGGCCGACCCCCGACTCGAGGACGCCGAGCGACTTCAGGTACTCGGCGGCTTCCGCGTCCGAAAGCTCGGCGAGCTCGGCTTCGATCTGCGCGGAGATCACGATCGCCTCGCTGCCGGCGTGCTGCTCGGCGAACTTCATCACCGCCTGGACCGCGGGAAGCTTCTCCGCGTTCGTGAGGTCGCTTTCGGCCACGTTGCAGGCGAACAGCGTCGGCTTCATCGACAGGAGGAACCAGCGCCGAGCGATCTCCGTCTCCTCGTCGGTGAGGTCGAGCTCGATCGCCGGGCGGCCGGCGTCGAGATGGGCCTGCACGCGCCGCGCGAGCTCCGCTTCCGCCTTCGCTTCCTTGTTGTTCCCCTTCGCGAGCCGCTCGGCCTTGTCGAGCGCCTTGGCGACGGTCTCGAGATCGGCGAGGACGAGCTCGGTGGTGATCGTCTCGATGTCGGCCACCGGATCGATCCGGCCGGAGACGTGGATGATGTCCTTGTCCTCGAAGCAGCGCACGACCTCGACGATCGCGTCGACCTCGCGGATGTGCGAGAGGAACTTGTTGCCGAGGCCTTCCCCTTTCGACGCTCCCGCGACGAGACCGGCGATGTCGACGAACTCGACGGTCGCCGGAATCAGAACCTCGGTCTTGACGATTTTCGCGAGCGGGACCAGGCGATCGTCGGGCACGGTCACGACGCCGACGTTCGGATCGATCGTGCAGAACGGGTAGTTCGCGGCCTCGGCCTTGCGCGTCTTCGTCAACGCGTTGAAGAGCGTCGATTTCCCGACGTTCGGCAGGCCCACGATACCGGCGCGCAGCATGAGGCCGGGAAGATACCCCGTTTTCCCGCGCGGCGATACGTCGAGCCGGACGGGCTCAACGAACGCCGCCGGGTACGCCCCGGGAAGTCGCGGACGACCGTATCCCGTCGGGCTCGCGGCTCGCCGCGCCTCGTCCGTGGAACCCACCGACAGCGATTCCCCGGGGAAAGTTGCTCGACCAGCGAACCGATCCGGTAAGAGCCGTTTTGTCATCGGGGTTTTTCGTCGGCGATAATTCCCGCCTTCGATGGCCGATTACGCCTTCATCACCCAGTGGTGGTTCGACGCCCCGATCGAACGGGTGTGGGAGACGATCCGGCAGGCCGAGCGCTGGCCCTCGTGGTGGCGCTCGGTCGCGGCCGTCGAGAAGGTTTCGCCGGGCGATGCGTCCGGAGTCGGCGAGGTGCGGCGCTTCACCTGGCGGGGACGCCTTCCGTACTCCCTCTCGTTCCAGATGAAAACGACGCGTGTCGAGGCGCCGACGACGCTCGAGGGGGTGGCCACCGGCGAGCTCGAAGGGACGGGGCGGTGGCGGCTCGCGCCCGAGAGCGGCGGCACCGCCGTCCGTTACGACTGGAACGTGCGCGCGACGAAGCTCTGGATGCGCCTCCTCGCCCCGCTCGCCCGGCCGCTGTTCGTCTGGAACCACGACGCGGTGATGCGGGACGGCGAACGGGGGCTGCGGCGGCTCCTCGAGGGAAAAGCATGAGCGCCGAGATCTCTCCGCTCCACCCGGACGACTGGGAGCGCGTCCGGGAGATCTACGGCGAGGGGATCGCGACCGGGAACGCCACGTTCGAGGCGAGCGCCCCGTCGTGGGACGCCTGGAACGCCGCGCACCTGGCGATCGGCCGCCTCGTCGCGCGGCTCGACGGCGAGATCGCCGGATGGATCGCCCTGTCGCCCGTTTCGGGGCGCTGCGTCTACGCGGGCGTTGCCGAGGTCAGCGTGTACGTCGCCGCCTCCGCCCGCGGACACGGCGTCGGACGGGCGCTCCTCGACGCGGCGATCGCCGATGCCGAGGGCGCCGGGATCTGGACGCTGCAGTCGGGAACCTTTCCCGAGAACACTGCGAGCATCGCGCTCCAGAAGGCGTGCGGATTCCGGGAGGTCGGCCGGCGCGAACGCCTCGGAAAGATGAACGGCCGCTGGCGCGACGTCGTCCTGCTCGAGCGTCGCAGCACGGTCGCGGGGACGAGCTGACGCGGAACGCCCATCGCGCGGGACGGGCGCGTCCCTCCGTCGCCCGGTCGGCCCTCCTGTATGCTCCCGTCGAACTTTTGGAGGACCGATGAAGCGACTCCCTGCCGTCCTCGCCGCCGCGCTCGTCCTCGCCGCCGCCGCCCGCGCCGACGAGAAGTCGGAAATCCGCGGCTTTCTCGCGTCGTCGGTGGCCGCGCAGAGCGCGCGGGAAGACGCCTTCCGCGCGGCGATCGACCCCGCGACGATCCGCGAGACGATGCGCACGCTTTCCGCTCACCCGCACCATACCGGTTCCGAGCAGGACCGGATCAACGCGGAGTGGATTCTCGACCGCTTCCGGAGCTTCGGGTGGGACGCGAAAATCGAAACGTTCGACGTCCTCTTTCCGACGCCCGCCGAACGGCTCCTCGAGATGACCGCGCCCGAGAAGTTCACCGCGAAGCTCGAAGAGCCCGCCCTCCCGGAAGATCCCACGAGCCATCAGAAATCGGAGCAGCTCCCCACCTACAACGCCTACTCGATCGACGGCGACGTCACGGCGCCGCTCGTGTACGTCAACTACGGGATCCCCGCCGACTACGAAGCGCTCGACCGCCTCGGCGTGAGCGTCGCGGGAAAGATCGCGATCGCGCGCTACGGCCACTCGTGGCGCGGCATCAAGCCGAAGGTCGCGGCCGAGCACGGAGCCGTCGGATGCATCATCTATTCCGATCCGTACGAGGACGGATACCGCGAAGGAGACGTCTTCCCGAAGGGGCCTTTCCGGCCGCCGGACGGGGTCCAGCGCGGAAGCGTCGCCGACATGCCGCTCTATCCCGGCGATCCCGAAACCCCTGGAACGGGTTCGGTGCCCGGCGGAAAGCGGCTCCCGCTCTCCGAGGCGAAGACGCTGACGAAGATTCCCGTGCTGCCGATCTCGTACGCCGACGCCGAACCGATGCTCCGGCGCCTCGAGGGACCGATGGCGCCCGAGCGATGGCGCGGAGCGCTCCCGTTCCCGTACCACGTCGGCCCGGGAGCGGCGACGGTCCACCTGCGCGTGAAGTTCCACTGGGACGTCAAGCCCGTCCGCGACGTCGTCGCGACCCTCCGCGGCGCGTCGTTCCCCGACGACTGGATCATCCGCGGAAATCACTACGACGCGTGGGTCAACGGAGCGGAGGACCCGATCTCCGGGCAGTCCGCGATGCTCGAGGAAGCGCGGGCGCTCGGCGACCTCTGGAAGAAGGGCTGGAGGCCGAAGCGGACGATCGTCTACTGCGCGTGGGACGGCGAGGAGCCGGGTCTGCTCGGCTCGACCGAATGGGCCGAGACCCATGCCGACGAGCTCGGCCGGAAGGCGGTCGTCTACATCAATTCCGATTCCAACGGACGGGGGTTCTGGGACGCCGGCGCGTCGCACTCGCTGCAGCGGTTCTTCCACGGCGTCGCCGAGTCGGTCGGGGATCCGGAGAGCGGGGTCTCGATCGCCGAACGGCTCCGCCGGCACGCCATTTCCGAGGCGGCGCGCCGCCAGCCCACCGACGAGCCGGACCCCGACGCCGCCGCGACTCCGGACGAGGCGCGCGCCCGGCGGGAGAACCCGGTCTCCGCGCTCGGCTCCGGGTCCGATTACACCGTCTTCGTCGATCATCTCGGTATCGCTTCGGCCAATCTCGGCTTCAACGGGGAGGACGACGGCGGGATCTACCATTCGATCTACGACGATTTCTACTGGTACACGCACTTCTCCGACCGCGATTTCGTGTACGGCCGCGCGCTCGCGCAGGCCGCGGGGACGGCGGTGCTCCGCCTCGGGGACGCGGACCTGCTGCCGTTCGACTTCGACGCGCTCTCCGGGGCCGTCGCCCGGTACATCGGCGAGATCCGGGACGAAGCCGAGAAGGAGCGCGCCTCCGTCCGGGAGACGAATCGCGAGATCGAGGAGGGCGTGTTCGCCGCGGTCGACGATCCTCGCCGGCCGACGGTCGCTCCCCGGCCCGAACCCGTTCCTCCGGTGATCGGTTTCGCCGCGCTCCAGACCGCGCAGGCCAAGCTCGAGGAGGCCGCCCGCTCGTTCGACCGGGCCGCGACCTCCGCCCTCGCGGGGGGCGCGAAGCCCGACCGGCTCGCCGCCGCCAACGAGAAGCTGAAGGTGGCCGAGCGGGCGCTCCTTTCCGACGCGGGACTCCCGGGGCGCCCGTGGTTCCGTCACCAGGTCTATGCACCGGGCTTCTACACCGGGTACGGCGTCAAGACGCTGCCCGCCGTCCGCGAGGCGGTCGAGCAGAAGAAGTGGACGCTGGCCGACCGGGAAGTCGGGGAAGTCGCGCGGGTGATCGAAAAGGAAGCCGCGGCCGTTTCCGACATCGCCCGGACGCTCGCCCCCCGCTGACCTCTCCGCCGGCGCGCGCGAACACTTGCACTCGCCGGCGGACGGCGTATCGTGTCGGAGGAGGCGCGATGGCCCGCGGCTGGGGAAAAAGCGAAGAGGATCTCCCGGCGGAGAAGGAATCCGCGCGGGAGGACCGCTCCGCGACCTCCGACGCCGCCCGCCGCGCCGATGCGCGGGTCCGCGCGGAGCGGCACGCGATCGAGCTCTCCCTCGCCCGGATCGCCGAACAGCTGTCTCGCACGACGAATCCCGAACGGCGGAAAGCGCTCGAGGCGGCCCGGGCCGATCTCGAAGAAAAGAGGAAGGCCCTGGGCTAGTCGGTCGCGCGCCTCGCGCGGACTTGCCGGACCCCTTTTTCGGTTGCTCGTCAGACGGTGGGCGGGGGGCGCCGGGCGATCAACCCGGGCGCGGCCGATTCCGAGAACCGGCGGACCGTCTCGGGAAGGACCATCTTCAGGAGATAACCGGGAAACGCGCGGGCGATCGACGCGGCGATCCGATCCGCGGGCGATTTCGCCGCCCTTCCCTCCTCGACCAGGCGGCCGACCGTCTTCCGGTACGCGAGCTGCGCGTCGACGATCTCTCTTCCGCCGGGCGCCCCGTGTCCCGGGACGTACGTCGCCGCGTCGAAGGCGATGAGCTGCCGGAGGCCTTCCTCGAACCCGTCGAGGGACGCGTCCTCGAAGTTGACGTGGTACCCGTTCGAGACGAGATCGCCGCAGACGACGAGCGACTCCGCGGGCAGCCGGACGACCGCGTCGCCGGGCGTGTGCCCGTGACCCGGGTGCTTCACCTCGACCTCGATGCCGCCGAGATCGATCGTGAGGGCGTCGGCGAAGGTCAGGCCGGGCGCCCGGGATTCGGCATCGCCGAACAGCACCGCGAGTCCGGGGACGCGCCGGCGCTCGTCGATGAGCCCGGGGTGGGCGGCTTCCATCCCGCGGCGGCATTCTTCGTGGGCGACGACCGTCGCGCCGCTTCGCGCGAACCAGGAAGAGCCGAGAGCGTGATCGGTGTGATGGTGCGTCAGGACGACCCAGCGGACGGGCGCCATGTCCGCGCGCGCAAGAGCCGTCTCGACGAGGCGAGCGTGCGCCGGCGCGATCAGCGGATCGACGAGGAGCGTCGCCTCGCGACCGAAGATCCCCGTGCAGTTGGCGCCGTAGCTCGTCGCGATCTCCTCGCCGCCGAGCGTCCAGACGACCACGTTGTCGCGCAGACGGGTCTCGCGGAGCGCGTTCATGCCACGACATAGACTATCGCGGCGATGGGCGCTCGAGAGCCGCTTCGCTGCCCCTGGGCCGGGACCGATCCGCTGTACGTCGCCTACCACGACGTCGAATGGGGCGTTCCGGTCCGCGACGACCGTGTCCTGTTCGAATTCCTCGTCCTCGAAGGGTTCCAGGCCGGGCTGTCGTGGCTCACGATCCTCCGCAAGCGCGACGCGTTCCGGAAGGCGTTCGACGGATTCGATGCGGCGAAAATCGCCCGCTACGGCGCGCGGGAACGGACACGGCTGATGAAGGACGAAAGGATCGTCCGCAACCGCGCGAAAATCGCCGCGGCGTCCGAGAACGCGAAGGCGTTCCTCGCGATCCGGCAGGAACGGGGATCGTTCGCGGAGTACCTCTGGGAGTTCGTCGGAGGCTCTCCCTTCCGGAACCGCTTCCGCGCCGGCCAGGTTCCCGCGGAAACCGACGAATCGCGGACGCTGTCGAAGGATCTGCGGCGTCGCGGCTTCAACTTCGTGGGACCGACGATCTGCTACGCCTTCATGCAGGCCACGGGCATGGTGAACGACCACGTGGTGGAGTGCTTTCGGCATCGGGAGATCGCGAAACTCCGATAGACGCCGCCTCGGGCGGCGAAGGCCGCCGGGAACGCATATTGCTCACTTCCGCGGCATGGCGCGCTACGAGGTCTCCGAATTCGAGCTCGACGGGTTCCACGGCTTCCGCCTGACCGACGCCGGGCGGAAGTCCGAGGCGCACGTCTTTCCCCAGCTCGGCGACAACGCGGCCCTGTTCCGCACGACGCCGGAGGGCGTCCCCGACGGCCTGCCGATCGACGTGATCGTTCCGCCGGAACGGCTCGCGGAGCTCGCGCGGATTCCGTTCTCGAGCGGAATTCCGATTCTCTTCGCCTTTCCGAATCGCGTGCGCGACGGGATCTACACGTTCGAGGGACAGACGTACGAGATGCGGGACCTCCTGTCGAAAGGGTGGGACCGGGGAGCCGGGCAGGCGATGCACGGGCTGGTCGACGACAAGCCGTGGAGCGTCGAGCAGGCGGCGGCCAACGACGCCGGCGCCTTCGTGACCTGTTCGTTCCGTGCCGAGTCGTTCTCCCTCGTCTCCGCGCAATTCCCTTTCCCCTGCCGGCTCGTCGTCACGCACCGCCTCCGCGACGGCCTTCTCCATCTCGAGGCGGCCGTCCACAACACGGGCGAGACGGACCTCCCGCTCGGGTTCGGGCTTCACCCGTGGTTCCCCGCCGCGATCCTGCCGGGAGCGGTCCTCCCGGACGCGATCCCGGGGATCCCTCGGGAGCGTCGCGCGCGGTCGCGGGTGCGGATTCCCGCCGACGCGCGCTGGGAGCTCGAACACCTGATGCCGACCGGGAGAGTGCTTCCCGCCGGGGACGATCCCGGAAAATTCGATCTTCGCGAGCCCCGTGCGCTCGGCGACCGCGATTACGACGACGTCTTCACGCGTGTGCTCCGCGACGCGCGGGGATGGTCGGAGGCCGCGCTCGGCGACCCGGAGAGCGAAATCGAGCTCTTCGTCTCGGCCGGCCCGGGGTTCCGGGAATGGGTGCTCTACGCACCGCCCGATCGAGCCGTCGTCGCGATCGAGCCGTACAGCTGCACGACCGACGCCGCGAATCTCGCCGCGCGGGGCATCGACTCGGGGCTCGTCGCCCTGCCGCCCGGGGCGACGTGGCGCGGAGAGGTTGAGTTCGGATTGCGCGCGGCGCTCTGACCCGGTGGTATCTTTCGTTCCGGTTCCATGAGCGAATCCCGCAAGATCGGGGTGTACCTCGCGACCGTATTCGCCCTGGCGTACACGGGCGAATTCTTCGTCCTGTCGCACGGCGGAATCGAGGGACCGGCGATGGGCGCGCTCGCGCCGGTCATCATGTGGGTTCCCGGAGTCACGGCGCTGGTTCTCTCGGCCGCCTCGGGCGGGGGAATCCGCCGAATCGCCTGGAGACTTCCCCGCCCCGTGTTTCTCGCCTGGGGAATCCTCCTCCCGTCGGTGGGCGCCGCCGTCGCCTTCCTCGCGATCACGGCCTCGGGGCTCGGACGCTCCCCCGACCTCCCGCGCATCGGGACGCTGGTCTCCGTCGCGCACGGCACCTTCGTGCTCGGCCGCGGCGAGCAATCCCTGCCGTTCTTTCTCGTCAACTTTCTCGCGACGGCCGTCGCCCTGTCGCTCGCGGCGAGCGTGCTGACCGCGGGCGAGGAGATCGGATGGCGGGGCTGGCTCCAGCCGCGGCTCGTCGGGCGATTCGGGAAAGCCGGCGGACTCGCCCTCCTGGGGTTGGTCTGGGCGCACTGGCATACGCCTCTCGTGCTCCACGGGTTCAACTACCCGGAGTTTCCGCGGCTCGGCGCGTGGGTGCTCTGGCCGTTGATGTGCATTTCGATCTCCTTCGTCTTCGGCTGGTTGACGATCAACGGCGGAAGCATCTGGCCGTCCGTCCTCGCCCACGCCTGTCTCAACGCGATCTACGGCGGGCTCGTCCTCGGAATCCTCTATCCCACGCCGCGCGCGCATCTCGAGGGAGATCTGATCTCGCTCGCCGTCTGGGCCGCCGCGGGCGGAGCGTGCCTCGCGGCGACGAAACCGCCGCGGGACCTCGAGTCCGGTTCCCGGTCGGTCCCGTCCGCCGCATGAGCGAGCACGAGCGCCTCCTCGGCGAGATCCGGCGCGCCTACCGGGGCGGCGCGTTCCACGGTCCCGCGGTCTTCGAGATCCTCGACGGCGTCGACGCCGCCACGGCCGCCGCGAAGCCGGTCCCGGGCGCCCATTCGATCTGGGAGCTGGTGCTCCACGTCGCGGCGTGGAACCGCATTCCCGCGCGCCGGATCCGCGAGAGGAGGCCGATCGACCCGACCGACGCAGAGAACTTTCCGACGATCGGCGAGCCTTCGGAGAGCGCGTGGATCGCGGCGAAGGAAGAGCTCGCGGCCTCCGCCGACGAGCTCTCCGCCGAGATCGCCGCCCTTCCCTCCGACCGCTTCGCGGAAACGGTCGCGGGCCGCTCCTACACCATCCTGACGATGCTCGACGGTGCCGTGCAGCACGCGCTCTACCACGCCGGCCAGATGGCGCTCCTCAGGAAGGCGGGAGCGAAGGCGTCGAAAGCATCGGCCGGGTCCATCTGACCGTTCCCCGCGCCCCGGGGTCCGCGACCTCGTCGGCGGAACGGGACCGGACGTTTCGATGGGTATCCGCACCCGGCGCC includes these proteins:
- the ychF gene encoding redox-regulated ATPase YchF → MLRAGIVGLPNVGKSTLFNALTKTRKAEAANYPFCTIDPNVGVVTVPDDRLVPLAKIVKTEVLIPATVEFVDIAGLVAGASKGEGLGNKFLSHIREVDAIVEVVRCFEDKDIIHVSGRIDPVADIETITTELVLADLETVAKALDKAERLAKGNNKEAKAEAELARRVQAHLDAGRPAIELDLTDEETEIARRWFLLSMKPTLFACNVAESDLTNAEKLPAVQAVMKFAEQHAGSEAIVISAQIEAELAELSDAEAAEYLKSLGVLESGVGRLIRATYHLLGLRTFLTAGEKEVRAWTIHQGDTAPKAAGVIHSDFERGFIRAETVGYEELVAAGSMPAAREKGLVRQEGKEYVVRDGDVMLFKFNV
- a CDS encoding GNAT family N-acetyltransferase, which translates into the protein MSAEISPLHPDDWERVREIYGEGIATGNATFEASAPSWDAWNAAHLAIGRLVARLDGEIAGWIALSPVSGRCVYAGVAEVSVYVAASARGHGVGRALLDAAIADAEGAGIWTLQSGTFPENTASIALQKACGFREVGRRERLGKMNGRWRDVVLLERRSTVAGTS
- a CDS encoding SRPBCC family protein, which gives rise to MADYAFITQWWFDAPIERVWETIRQAERWPSWWRSVAAVEKVSPGDASGVGEVRRFTWRGRLPYSLSFQMKTTRVEAPTTLEGVATGELEGTGRWRLAPESGGTAVRYDWNVRATKLWMRLLAPLARPLFVWNHDAVMRDGERGLRRLLEGKA
- a CDS encoding amino acid transporter, whose translation is RRRPDAVRPYRCWGYPWTPALFIGSSLAVAVATIAAQPKETLAGLAIMVTGIPVYYWMRRKRPGGASL
- a CDS encoding DinB family protein; the encoded protein is MSEHERLLGEIRRAYRGGAFHGPAVFEILDGVDAATAAAKPVPGAHSIWELVLHVAAWNRIPARRIRERRPIDPTDAENFPTIGEPSESAWIAAKEELAASADELSAEIAALPSDRFAETVAGRSYTILTMLDGAVQHALYHAGQMALLRKAGAKASKASAGSI
- a CDS encoding aldose 1-epimerase, whose product is MARYEVSEFELDGFHGFRLTDAGRKSEAHVFPQLGDNAALFRTTPEGVPDGLPIDVIVPPERLAELARIPFSSGIPILFAFPNRVRDGIYTFEGQTYEMRDLLSKGWDRGAGQAMHGLVDDKPWSVEQAAANDAGAFVTCSFRAESFSLVSAQFPFPCRLVVTHRLRDGLLHLEAAVHNTGETDLPLGFGLHPWFPAAILPGAVLPDAIPGIPRERRARSRVRIPADARWELEHLMPTGRVLPAGDDPGKFDLREPRALGDRDYDDVFTRVLRDARGWSEAALGDPESEIELFVSAGPGFREWVLYAPPDRAVVAIEPYSCTTDAANLAARGIDSGLVALPPGATWRGEVEFGLRAAL
- a CDS encoding DNA-3-methyladenine glycosylase I is translated as MGAREPLRCPWAGTDPLYVAYHDVEWGVPVRDDRVLFEFLVLEGFQAGLSWLTILRKRDAFRKAFDGFDAAKIARYGARERTRLMKDERIVRNRAKIAAASENAKAFLAIRQERGSFAEYLWEFVGGSPFRNRFRAGQVPAETDESRTLSKDLRRRGFNFVGPTICYAFMQATGMVNDHVVECFRHREIAKLR
- a CDS encoding MBL fold metallo-hydrolase, coding for MNALRETRLRDNVVVWTLGGEEIATSYGANCTGIFGREATLLVDPLIAPAHARLVETALARADMAPVRWVVLTHHHTDHALGSSWFARSGATVVAHEECRRGMEAAHPGLIDERRRVPGLAVLFGDAESRAPGLTFADALTIDLGGIEVEVKHPGHGHTPGDAVVRLPAESLVVCGDLVSNGYHVNFEDASLDGFEEGLRQLIAFDAATYVPGHGAPGGREIVDAQLAYRKTVGRLVEEGRAAKSPADRIAASIARAFPGYLLKMVLPETVRRFSESAAPGLIARRPPPTV
- a CDS encoding type II CAAX endopeptidase family protein, producing MSESRKIGVYLATVFALAYTGEFFVLSHGGIEGPAMGALAPVIMWVPGVTALVLSAASGGGIRRIAWRLPRPVFLAWGILLPSVGAAVAFLAITASGLGRSPDLPRIGTLVSVAHGTFVLGRGEQSLPFFLVNFLATAVALSLAASVLTAGEEIGWRGWLQPRLVGRFGKAGGLALLGLVWAHWHTPLVLHGFNYPEFPRLGAWVLWPLMCISISFVFGWLTINGGSIWPSVLAHACLNAIYGGLVLGILYPTPRAHLEGDLISLAVWAAAGGACLAATKPPRDLESGSRSVPSAA
- a CDS encoding transferrin receptor-like dimerization domain-containing protein; translated protein: MKRLPAVLAAALVLAAAARADEKSEIRGFLASSVAAQSAREDAFRAAIDPATIRETMRTLSAHPHHTGSEQDRINAEWILDRFRSFGWDAKIETFDVLFPTPAERLLEMTAPEKFTAKLEEPALPEDPTSHQKSEQLPTYNAYSIDGDVTAPLVYVNYGIPADYEALDRLGVSVAGKIAIARYGHSWRGIKPKVAAEHGAVGCIIYSDPYEDGYREGDVFPKGPFRPPDGVQRGSVADMPLYPGDPETPGTGSVPGGKRLPLSEAKTLTKIPVLPISYADAEPMLRRLEGPMAPERWRGALPFPYHVGPGAATVHLRVKFHWDVKPVRDVVATLRGASFPDDWIIRGNHYDAWVNGAEDPISGQSAMLEEARALGDLWKKGWRPKRTIVYCAWDGEEPGLLGSTEWAETHADELGRKAVVYINSDSNGRGFWDAGASHSLQRFFHGVAESVGDPESGVSIAERLRRHAISEAARRQPTDEPDPDAAATPDEARARRENPVSALGSGSDYTVFVDHLGIASANLGFNGEDDGGIYHSIYDDFYWYTHFSDRDFVYGRALAQAAGTAVLRLGDADLLPFDFDALSGAVARYIGEIRDEAEKERASVRETNREIEEGVFAAVDDPRRPTVAPRPEPVPPVIGFAALQTAQAKLEEAARSFDRAATSALAGGAKPDRLAAANEKLKVAERALLSDAGLPGRPWFRHQVYAPGFYTGYGVKTLPAVREAVEQKKWTLADREVGEVARVIEKEAAAVSDIARTLAPR